In Pseudomonadota bacterium, the following proteins share a genomic window:
- a CDS encoding BrnT family toxin — translation MEFEWDPKKAFANVQKHNVTFQEAATVFGDPLAITFEDPEHSTDEKRCITFGLSLQKRLLVVSHTERVYKTRIISARLMDRKERKIYEEG, via the coding sequence GTGGAATTTGAGTGGGACCCGAAAAAAGCTTTTGCTAACGTCCAAAAACATAATGTTACATTTCAGGAGGCAGCGACAGTTTTTGGTGATCCACTGGCTATTACATTTGAAGACCCGGAACATTCTACAGATGAAAAAAGATGCATCACCTTTGGACTATCACTGCAAAAAAGATTATTGGTTGTGTCTCATACGGAACGTGTCTACAAAACAAGAATTATAAGCGCGCGTCTAATGGACCGCAAAGAGAGGAAAATATATGAGGAAGGATAA
- a CDS encoding type II toxin-antitoxin system RelB/DinJ family antitoxin, translating into MKTSAVHARIEPQTKEKVEEILRNLGLTPTEAIRIFYKQISLRGGLPFSVAIPNKLTASTLEKSRRGEDIQEFESLEAMFDSWKK; encoded by the coding sequence ATGAAAACTTCAGCCGTACATGCCCGTATTGAACCACAAACAAAGGAAAAGGTGGAAGAGATTCTTAGGAATCTTGGTCTTACTCCCACTGAGGCTATCCGCATCTTTTACAAGCAAATATCGCTCCGTGGCGGGTTGCCTTTTTCAGTTGCGATTCCGAACAAACTTACTGCTTCGACCTTGGAGAAGAGTCGCCGCGGTGAAGACATTCAGGAATTTGAGTCGTTAGAAGCAATGTTTGATAGCTGGAAGAAATGA